In Arthrobacter sp. CDRTa11, one DNA window encodes the following:
- a CDS encoding AraC family transcriptional regulator, with translation MDAGKMVLTAEVFSGRSYEPPQRRGNSQGHRKDQVVQEDGMPQSDNENSGRLRLYKVPEGLNPEQRFEHWRVWYGSAVETPMRLEKSTSKTPVSFNPTAVNLAGPGFSLIEMHNAPALGSWAPNPDATDVRLAYFRKAPGLTLALNGVPEPISPGSVRFIDTSRGGHFEAPEGFHALQLNIDRSSLNVSEAELGSLLRLPDLAKHPIVGTFLIPALMSWKRPGIDREAPGTADILRSVMATLVGSLLETPVDDEAQRPALSRAIKKYLDASYDNPDLDVMMVAERFNLSRRSLFYFFENEELRLGERIRALRTRKALELLLQAEAKRTTYSEIAATCGFTNVQSMRRAVKEFTGMNVREIHRSETVVHVALHQLRASLNPGA, from the coding sequence GTGGACGCAGGTAAAATGGTCCTGACAGCTGAAGTCTTTTCCGGCCGGTCTTATGAGCCACCGCAACGTCGTGGCAATTCTCAAGGCCACCGTAAAGATCAGGTGGTCCAGGAGGATGGCATGCCTCAGTCAGATAACGAGAACAGCGGCCGTCTGCGACTCTATAAAGTGCCGGAGGGGCTCAATCCTGAACAAAGGTTCGAGCATTGGCGAGTGTGGTACGGCAGTGCCGTCGAAACCCCAATGCGGTTGGAAAAGTCGACATCTAAGACTCCGGTGTCCTTCAATCCCACAGCTGTTAATCTTGCCGGGCCGGGCTTCAGCCTCATAGAAATGCACAACGCCCCCGCATTGGGCTCGTGGGCGCCGAATCCCGACGCCACTGATGTGCGCCTGGCCTACTTCCGTAAAGCGCCGGGACTGACACTCGCTCTCAACGGCGTGCCTGAGCCAATATCCCCGGGCTCCGTTAGGTTCATCGATACTTCACGGGGCGGACATTTTGAAGCGCCCGAAGGCTTTCACGCTTTGCAGCTCAACATTGATCGCAGCAGCCTGAATGTGAGCGAGGCCGAACTAGGCTCCCTGCTTCGCCTGCCTGACCTGGCAAAGCACCCAATTGTGGGCACTTTCCTGATCCCTGCGCTGATGAGCTGGAAGCGGCCGGGCATCGATCGCGAAGCACCGGGAACCGCGGACATCCTCCGATCCGTAATGGCAACCCTTGTGGGCTCCCTGCTCGAAACGCCGGTCGACGATGAGGCGCAGAGACCGGCACTCAGCCGGGCTATAAAGAAATACCTTGATGCCAGCTATGACAACCCCGATCTGGACGTGATGATGGTCGCCGAAAGGTTCAACCTCTCCCGTCGCTCTTTGTTCTACTTTTTCGAGAATGAAGAACTCCGCTTGGGGGAGCGCATACGTGCCTTGAGAACGCGGAAAGCGCTCGAACTCCTCCTTCAGGCCGAGGCCAAAAGGACCACCTACTCAGAAATTGCGGCAACGTGCGGATTCACCAATGTGCAAAGCATGCGCCGTGCGGTGAAAGAGTTCACCGGGATGAATGTAAGGGAGATCCATCGATCAGAGACCGTCGTTCATGTCGCGCTACATCAATTGCGGGCGTCGCTGAACCCTGGCGCTTGA
- a CDS encoding AAA family ATPase, which translates to MAPGRNPLDDLRETIGHLADQLKLPGSERVDDLVGDLIGAKPGPARPLSEVQAELDALVGLETVKEQVRALVALLQVQARRKAHGLPEVATSQHLVFLGNPGTGKTTVARLLAEMYRAVGLLQKGHLVEVDRSGLVGQYVGATAIKTDRVIRRALDGVLFIDEAYALAPEDGRMDFGPEAIEVLLKRMEDHRHRLVVIVAGYPRLMESFLLSNPGLRSRFAREITFPDYSVDALQTIFHQMLAQHEYTLEPGADQMLRRIFTGLHAGEDSGNARFARTLFEQALNRQALRLSLDEEQSLDALDREAVMTLTADDIVEAALALGEEPEPEPTPEPERSRWWRWLV; encoded by the coding sequence ATGGCTCCCGGCCGCAATCCGCTCGACGACCTGCGTGAAACCATCGGCCATCTGGCCGATCAGCTCAAGCTGCCCGGTTCGGAGCGCGTCGACGACCTGGTCGGCGATCTCATCGGTGCGAAGCCCGGCCCGGCCCGGCCGCTGTCCGAGGTGCAGGCTGAGCTCGACGCGCTGGTCGGACTGGAGACCGTGAAGGAACAGGTGCGGGCTCTCGTTGCACTACTCCAGGTTCAGGCCCGCCGTAAGGCGCACGGCCTGCCGGAGGTGGCCACATCACAGCATCTGGTGTTCCTCGGAAACCCAGGCACGGGCAAGACCACCGTCGCGCGGCTCCTGGCCGAGATGTACCGCGCGGTCGGTCTGCTGCAGAAAGGCCACCTGGTCGAGGTCGACCGTTCGGGCCTGGTGGGGCAGTACGTGGGCGCGACCGCCATCAAGACAGATCGGGTGATCCGGCGTGCGCTGGACGGCGTCCTGTTCATCGACGAGGCCTACGCGCTGGCCCCGGAGGACGGCCGGATGGACTTCGGCCCCGAGGCGATCGAGGTCCTGCTCAAGCGGATGGAGGACCACCGCCACCGCCTGGTGGTGATCGTGGCCGGGTACCCGCGGCTGATGGAGTCCTTCCTGCTCTCGAACCCCGGACTGCGCTCCCGGTTCGCCCGTGAGATCACGTTCCCCGACTACTCCGTCGACGCACTCCAGACGATTTTCCACCAGATGCTGGCCCAGCACGAGTACACACTGGAGCCGGGTGCGGATCAGATGTTGCGCCGCATCTTCACGGGGCTCCACGCGGGCGAGGACTCCGGCAACGCACGGTTCGCCCGCACGCTGTTCGAGCAGGCGCTCAACCGCCAGGCGCTGCGGCTGTCGCTCGACGAGGAACAAAGTCTTGATGCGCTCGATCGTGAGGCCGTCATGACGCTCACCGCGGACGACATCGTCGAGGCCGCGCTGGCTTTGGGCGAGGAGCCGGAGCCGGAACCGACGCCGGAACCGGAGCGGTCACGCTGGTGGCGCTGGCTGGTCTGA
- a CDS encoding FAD-dependent monooxygenase, which translates to MTSGNRVLIVGGGVGGLFLANALIAQGIEVVLYEQASAFGEVGAGVYLTPNSVRHLIRVGLGPAVEEVGALVGEDSRYYRFDGREIAPVQVADPSGWNATYGMHRADLVELLCRGLPSGVLHTGHRATGFEQDGDVARVSFQNGEAADAGIVVGADGIHSILRPIVHPESKPVFSGTAVYRGLVPREHLDGWRPDVWQMWLGAGKHFLSFPVRRGELINFVGFVPARGIMRESWTAPGDPDELRQEFEGWDPRIADLLAHVESTFRWSLYDRDPIPVWTKGRLTLLGDAAHPMLPHLGQGANQSIEDGMALSLLLGASDPVDAPAALQTYESLRRTRVAEVQIGARRNGMRYDSMEGDLERRDAEIRAHAEFRRELYGFDVVQQVTEVLQAPR; encoded by the coding sequence ATGACTTCAGGCAACCGGGTTTTGATCGTCGGGGGTGGCGTCGGAGGGCTGTTCCTCGCCAACGCGTTGATCGCACAGGGCATCGAGGTGGTGCTGTACGAGCAGGCGTCTGCCTTCGGCGAGGTCGGGGCCGGCGTGTATCTCACGCCGAACTCCGTCCGCCACCTCATCCGGGTCGGTCTCGGTCCCGCGGTCGAGGAGGTCGGCGCCCTCGTCGGTGAGGACTCGCGGTACTACCGCTTTGATGGCAGAGAGATCGCCCCAGTGCAGGTGGCGGATCCGAGCGGATGGAACGCCACCTATGGGATGCATCGGGCGGACCTCGTCGAGCTGCTCTGTCGCGGGCTGCCGTCCGGGGTCCTCCACACGGGGCACCGCGCGACGGGTTTCGAGCAGGACGGTGACGTCGCGCGGGTCAGCTTCCAGAACGGCGAGGCGGCAGACGCCGGCATCGTGGTCGGTGCGGACGGGATCCACTCCATCCTGCGGCCCATCGTCCATCCCGAGAGCAAGCCCGTGTTCTCCGGTACCGCCGTCTACCGAGGCCTGGTCCCTCGGGAGCACCTCGACGGATGGCGACCGGACGTCTGGCAGATGTGGCTCGGTGCAGGCAAGCACTTCCTGTCGTTCCCGGTGCGCCGTGGCGAGCTGATCAACTTCGTCGGCTTCGTGCCGGCGCGCGGCATCATGCGAGAGTCCTGGACGGCGCCTGGCGACCCGGACGAGCTGCGGCAGGAGTTCGAGGGCTGGGATCCAAGGATCGCGGACCTCCTCGCACACGTCGAGTCCACGTTCCGGTGGTCGCTGTACGACCGCGACCCGATCCCGGTGTGGACCAAGGGGCGGCTCACGCTGCTCGGGGATGCCGCCCACCCGATGCTGCCCCATCTCGGCCAGGGCGCAAATCAGTCGATCGAGGATGGAATGGCGCTCTCGCTCCTTCTGGGGGCGAGCGACCCGGTGGACGCCCCCGCCGCCCTCCAGACCTACGAGTCGCTGCGCCGAACGCGGGTCGCGGAGGTCCAGATCGGCGCGAGACGGAACGGCATGCGGTACGACTCGATGGAGGGCGATCTCGAGCGGAGGGATGCGGAAATCAGGGCTCACGCGGAATTCCGACGCGAACTTTATGGCTTCGACGTCGTGCAGCAGGTGACGGAAGTGCTGCAGGCGCCGCGATGA
- a CDS encoding FAD-dependent monooxygenase → MRVAIIGGGIGGLTAAIALRNAGIEAVVYEQAQQLGEVGAGIGVAPNGLRVYERLGLRDAIESVAARYGDGSVYYRADGTLIGEMTTSDSSGRYFTLGLHRADFVGVLTSALPEGVVRTGHRLIGLEEGEEGVVLEFASGVTETADLVVGADGIHSVVRAAVTEPTQPVASGSIAYRGLVRADRLRSWTPGIAQLWMGEGKHFLTYPVRSGELINYVGFVPSGERLRESWSAPGNVEALRADFAGWDDRVEGLLEEVEQTFWWGLYDREPLQRWSTDRVTLLGDAAHAMLPHLGQGANQAIEDAMTLAVLLGAAAASSAPEALGEYERLRLDRTTRVQSGARDNGLRYDSGYEDLRQRDDEIKNSKTFRRWLYDYDAEAVARERVLTVD, encoded by the coding sequence ATGCGCGTCGCGATTATTGGAGGCGGCATCGGCGGCCTGACCGCCGCGATAGCGCTTCGGAACGCCGGCATCGAGGCGGTCGTCTACGAGCAGGCGCAGCAGCTCGGCGAGGTAGGCGCCGGGATCGGGGTCGCGCCGAACGGGCTGCGGGTCTACGAACGGCTCGGGCTCAGGGACGCGATCGAGTCCGTCGCCGCGCGCTACGGGGACGGATCGGTCTACTACCGCGCCGATGGGACGCTCATCGGCGAGATGACCACCTCCGACAGCTCCGGCCGGTACTTCACCCTGGGACTTCATCGTGCCGATTTCGTCGGCGTCCTCACGTCCGCCCTGCCGGAGGGGGTGGTGCGTACGGGGCACCGCCTCATAGGCCTTGAGGAAGGCGAGGAAGGGGTCGTCCTCGAGTTCGCGAGCGGCGTCACCGAGACAGCCGATCTCGTCGTCGGCGCAGACGGGATCCACTCGGTCGTGCGCGCGGCCGTGACCGAGCCGACCCAGCCCGTCGCCTCGGGCTCGATCGCCTACCGGGGGCTGGTGCGCGCGGACCGGCTCAGGTCCTGGACACCCGGCATTGCCCAGCTCTGGATGGGCGAAGGCAAGCACTTCCTGACGTATCCAGTGCGTTCAGGGGAGCTGATCAACTACGTTGGATTCGTGCCCAGCGGCGAGCGTCTGCGCGAATCCTGGTCGGCACCCGGCAACGTCGAAGCACTCCGCGCCGACTTCGCGGGATGGGATGACCGCGTTGAGGGGCTTCTTGAGGAGGTCGAGCAGACCTTCTGGTGGGGCCTGTACGATCGCGAACCGCTCCAACGCTGGTCGACGGACCGAGTCACCCTCCTCGGGGATGCCGCGCATGCGATGCTCCCCCACCTGGGCCAGGGGGCGAATCAGGCGATCGAGGACGCGATGACGCTGGCGGTCCTCCTCGGGGCTGCGGCCGCCAGTTCGGCCCCCGAGGCGCTCGGTGAGTACGAGCGGCTCCGCCTTGATCGCACCACGCGTGTCCAGAGCGGCGCCCGCGACAACGGACTGCGCTACGACTCCGGCTATGAGGACCTGAGGCAACGCGACGACGAGATCAAGAACTCGAAGACGTTCCGCCGCTGGCTCTACGACTACGACGCGGAGGCAGTGGCGCGCGAGCGCGTCTTGACCGTCGATTAG
- a CDS encoding aldehyde dehydrogenase family protein, translating into MSGLSFIPHLIAGQERASYDDSTLDNVNPWTRSTQGTLASGGAREAGDAIAAARSSFESGAWSRLGERQRAALMYALADRMELHAEELAQAETADIGRPLAASRSFDVPRAVGMIRFFADHHSLSTSDVYPMSADFHAFTAYRPAGVVVAISPWNHPLMLGVWKIAAALAWGNSVVWKPAEDSPTSAYLVARIALEAGWPAGVLNVVQGKGAVIGDALIHSSEIDRITFTGSTAVGRLVGAAAGQNLVPVTLELGGKGATVVLDDADLDLAAATAARAVFNNTGQVCLAGTRVLVQRSVHDEFLRRFAEQAAQLRVGDPLDPSTDLGPLASEKQFDRVSRYFALAQSEGGTVLGGGPGEGWTFKPTIVADVSRKGRVWREEVFGPMATVSTFDDFDQGIALANDTDYGLTCTLFSESAARIHTAASRLRAGTVWANCYQVRDLRAPMGGPGYSGIGREGGNFSREFFTEPQAVFIKTSLD; encoded by the coding sequence ATGTCCGGTCTGTCGTTCATCCCCCACCTCATCGCAGGGCAGGAGCGCGCGTCGTACGACGACTCGACCCTCGACAATGTCAACCCTTGGACACGGTCGACGCAGGGAACGCTCGCCTCCGGCGGAGCCCGGGAGGCCGGGGACGCCATCGCCGCGGCAAGGTCGTCGTTCGAGAGCGGCGCCTGGTCCCGGCTTGGAGAGCGTCAGCGCGCCGCGCTCATGTACGCACTCGCCGACCGGATGGAGCTCCACGCCGAGGAGCTCGCGCAGGCCGAGACGGCCGACATAGGGCGTCCCCTGGCCGCCTCGCGAAGCTTCGACGTCCCGAGAGCGGTCGGCATGATCCGCTTCTTCGCCGATCACCACTCGCTCTCTACGAGCGATGTCTATCCGATGAGCGCCGACTTTCATGCCTTCACGGCCTACCGGCCCGCGGGCGTCGTCGTCGCGATTTCACCCTGGAACCATCCGCTCATGCTCGGCGTATGGAAGATCGCGGCCGCGCTGGCCTGGGGAAACTCTGTCGTCTGGAAGCCCGCGGAGGACAGCCCGACGTCCGCCTACCTCGTGGCGAGAATTGCGCTCGAGGCGGGGTGGCCCGCGGGGGTGCTCAACGTCGTCCAGGGCAAGGGGGCGGTGATCGGGGATGCACTCATCCACTCCTCGGAGATCGACCGCATCACCTTCACTGGATCGACCGCCGTCGGCCGCCTCGTCGGCGCGGCCGCCGGGCAGAATCTCGTGCCTGTCACACTCGAACTCGGAGGCAAGGGTGCGACGGTCGTGCTCGACGACGCCGATCTTGACCTCGCTGCAGCTACCGCTGCCAGGGCAGTCTTCAACAACACCGGACAGGTATGCCTTGCCGGCACACGCGTGCTCGTCCAACGCTCTGTGCACGACGAGTTCCTGCGCCGCTTCGCGGAACAGGCTGCACAACTGCGCGTAGGCGACCCGCTTGACCCGTCGACGGACCTCGGCCCGCTCGCCTCCGAGAAGCAGTTCGACCGAGTTTCCCGCTATTTCGCGCTCGCGCAGTCCGAAGGCGGGACAGTGCTCGGCGGCGGGCCGGGAGAGGGCTGGACGTTCAAGCCGACGATCGTCGCCGACGTCTCGCGCAAGGGCCGCGTCTGGCGCGAAGAGGTCTTCGGCCCGATGGCGACCGTCTCCACGTTCGACGATTTCGACCAAGGCATCGCACTTGCCAACGACACCGACTACGGGCTGACCTGCACGCTGTTCTCCGAGTCCGCGGCACGTATCCACACCGCCGCATCCCGGCTGAGGGCGGGAACCGTGTGGGCGAACTGCTACCAGGTCCGCGATCTGCGCGCACCCATGGGAGGGCCCGGGTACTCTGGCATCGGGCGCGAGGGCGGAAACTTCAGCCGGGAGTTCTTCACCGAGCCGCAGGCCGTCTTCATCAAGACATCGCTGGACTGA